The following DNA comes from Methanomassiliicoccales archaeon LGM-DZ1.
TCCGACCCGCCGACGACGCCGACGTTCCCGTTGGAAGTGGAGATCAGCGCGTAGGCCGACTGCCCCTCCTCGGGGACGAGCTCGCAGCCGTAGACGTCCTGGAGCTTCTGGAGCCTTCCCATGGCCAGCTCGGCCTCGCCCCTGTCGATGACGGACAGGACCATCCTGGACTTGCCGGGGACCTCGCATTTCCCGACCACGATCGTCTCGACGTTGATCTTGTTGCGGGTGAACTCGCCCATGACTCTCTGCATGACGCCGAACTCGTTCTTGACGATCAGGGATATGACATACATGTGGGTCAACCTGCGGCGGATTAAGGCATCGTCCTATTTACTATGTGCGCGCGATT
Coding sequences within:
- a CDS encoding acetolactate synthase translates to MYVISLIVKNEFGVMQRVMGEFTRNKINVETIVVGKCEVPGKSRMVLSVIDRGEAELAMGRLQKLQDVYGCELVPEEGQSAYALISTSNGNVGVVGGSDQVEEIIARSEPDKYVKALNAL